From Erigeron canadensis isolate Cc75 chromosome 8, C_canadensis_v1, whole genome shotgun sequence, one genomic window encodes:
- the LOC122610652 gene encoding galactoside 2-alpha-L-fucosyltransferase-like: MEFFHLSKEKNYDQEEAYRSSSCFFSHFSSHSSIFNSTNRLSEYEALHKRCGPHTEAYKRKVRKLESGHFTDDHFSDCKYLVRIPLDGLGNRMLSLVSTFLYALLTNRVLLVHDKRIRMSDLFCEPFPETTWLLPRKFPIWKRLDTLNQNSPESYGNLLDFSGKFSSLAFLYLHIAGGYNDNDQRFFCDHDQNAFQNVSSLIMKSNFYFIPSLFLIPSKELLIQAQTQLLKIRPFCT, encoded by the exons ATGGAATTTTTCCATTTAAGCAAGGAAAAGAATTATGATCAGGAAGAAGCTTATAGGAGTTCTTCTTGTTTCTTCTCTCATTTTTCTAGTCACTCTTCGATATTCAACTCAACCAACAG ATTAAGTGAATATGAAGCACTTCACAAACGGTGTGGGCCACATACAGAGGCCTATAAGCGAAAGGTTAGAAAACTAGAATCTGGTCATTTCACAGATGACCATTTTTCAGATTGTAAATATCTTGTTCGGATACCTCTAGATGGGTTAGGaaacagaatgttgagcctagTCTCGACTTTTTTGTATGCTCTTCTCACGAATAGGGTCCTTTTAGTTCACGATAAGAGAATCCGGATGTCTGATCTTTTTTGTGAGCCGTTTCCTGAAACAACGTGGTTACTTCCACGGAAATTTCCTATTTGGAAACGGCTCGACACCTTGAACCAGAATTCCCCTGAAAGTTATGGAAACCTTTTGGATTTTTCAGGAAAATTTTCATCGTTAGCTTTTCTGTATCTTCATATTGCCGGTGGCTATAATGATAACGATCAACGTTTCTTTTGTGACCATGATCAAAATGCTTTTCAAAACGTTTCTTCATTAATTATGAAAtcgaatttttattttatcccTTCTCTGTTCTTGATTCCTTCGAAAGAGCTACTGATACAGGCCCAGACCCAATTATTGAAGATCAGACCCTTTTGTACTTAG
- the LOC122578679 gene encoding galactoside 2-alpha-L-fucosyltransferase-like yields the protein MIRKKLIGVLLVSSLIFLVTLRYSTQPTVQGLNHNYESCQSRYESGNYRKESIHKPWPYLISRLSEYEALHKRCGPHTEAYKRKVRKLESGHFTDDHFSDCKYLVRIPLDGLGNRMLSLVSAFLYALLTNRVLLVHDKRIRMSDLFCEPFPETTWLLPRKFPIWKRLDTLNQNSPESYGKLLDFSGNFSSLAFLYLHIAGGYNDNDQRFFCDHDQIAFQNVSWLIMKSNFYFIPSLFMIPSFEQELDKLFPVKDTVFQFLARYLFLPSNPVWDLITKFYQTHLANSDEKVGIQIRLFDREYVASLFKTRWEYNAIPDTILSCALENKMLPEISTNKSSEGDHHKSIAVIVTSLTSDHFEKIKKVYSKQSTVDGSLVEVFQPSSVRRQKTGNKWHNMKAWADMYLLSLSDKLITSPGSTFGYVAQGLGGLTPWSLHMPDNETVRKPPCTRAMSMEPCFHVPPSKGCDNRSGIDTGSIVPHVRHCEDFSWGLKLVDPSHF from the exons ATGATCAGGAAGAAGCTTATAGGAGTTCTTCTTGTATCTTCCCTCATTTTTCTAGTCACTCTTCGATATTCAACTCAACCAACAG TCCAAGGTTTGAATCACAACTACGAATCTTGCCAAAGTAGGTATGAGTCAGGAAACTATCGCAAAGAATCGATACACAAGCCTTGGCCTTATTTAATTTCTAGATTAAGTGAGTACGAAGCACTTCACAAACGGTGTGGGCCGCATACAGAGGCCTATAAGCGAAAGGTTAGAAAACTAGAATCTGGTCATTTCACAGATGACCATTTTTCGGATTGTAAATATCTTGTTCGGATACCTCTAGATGGGTTAGGAAACAGAATGCTGAGCCTAGTCTCGGCTTTTCTGTATGCTCTTCTCACGAATAGGGTCCTTTTAGTTCACGATAAGAGAATCCGGATGTCTGATCTTTTTTGTGAGCCGTTTCCTGAAACAACGTGGTTACTTCCACGGAAATTTCCTATTTGGAAACGGCTCGACACCTTGAACCAGAATTCCCCTGAAAGCTATGGAAAACTTTTGGATTTTTCAGGAAATTTTTCGTCGTTAGCTTTTCTGTATCTTCATATTGCTGGTGGCTATAATGATAACGATCAACGTTTCTTTTGTGACCATGATCAAATTGCTTTTCAAAACGTTTCTTGGTTAATTATGAAAtcgaatttttattttatcccTTCTCTGTTCATGATTCCTTCGTTTGAGCAAGAGCTAGACAAACTTTTCCCAGTAAAAGATACGGTTTTCCAATTCTTGGCTCGGTACTTGTTCTTGCCCTCAAATCCTGTCTGGGATCTTATAACCAAATTCTATCAAACACATCTAGCAAATTCAGATGAAAAAGTCGGCATCCAGATTAGACTGTTTGATCGTGAATATGTCGCGTCCTTATTCAAGACTAGATGGGAATACAATGCCATTCCAGATACAATTTTATCTTGTGCTTTGGAAAATAAGATGCTTCCAGAAATCAGTACTAACAAATCTTCAGAAGGAGATCACCATAAGTCTATAGCTGTTATAGTGACATCTTTAACATCTGATCATTTtgagaaaattaaaaaagtatacTCGAAACAATCAACTGTTGATGGAAGTTTAGTTGAAGTTTTTCAACCAAGTTCGGTCAGGAGACAGAAAACCGGAAACAAGTGGCATAATATGAAAGCATGGGCTGATATGTACTTACTAAGCTTGAGTGATAAACTGATCACGAGTCCCGGGTCAACGTTTGGTTATGTGGCTCAAGGTCTTGGAGGATTGACACCATGGAGTTTGCACATGCCCGATAATGAGACAGTACGAAAACCTCCTTGTACGCGAGCCATGTCCATGGAGCCTTGCTTCCATGTTCCTCCTTCTAAGGGCTGCGATAATAGATCTGGGATTGACACGGGCTCAATTGTTCCTCATGTTAGACATTGTGAGGACTTCAGTtggggtcttaaactagttgaccCGAGTCACTTTTGA